The Lemur catta isolate mLemCat1 chromosome 6, mLemCat1.pri, whole genome shotgun sequence sequence ACCTCTGTGCTTATTTTTGTGCTAAATGTGCAAAGGGACACCTAAGCAAGAGGACACAGCAGCCTCAGATGACAGCCACCCCATGCCCAGGGCTTGGAACAGGCACCAAGGCCATTGCCTTGGaatttgctgtgtcctcaccaaGGCGGGCTGCACACTCACCCTGCCCTAAGGGGGGTGGTGGATATTTGCCCACTTTGCGTCCCCATCCTGGTACTCGGCACCTTGTAGACAGTGCCCCGGgatgggctggggagagggcaggagggccaCCCCCTGGGGCGGGCGTGCTGAGTCAGCTGAGTGTGGCTGCGGCCCGTGAGCAGCTGGCACGGCCCCGGGAAGACAGGTGCCTCTCAGGAGCCTGGGCCTGAGTCCAGCTCCCTCACAGCTGGGATCCAGGTCCCCTCATGGACCTGCCACCGTGTGCTGGCGTCATGCTGGACCCCGAGGGATCCCGACGGTGTGCGCGGCATGGTGCCCTCCAGGCGCCTGGCGTCTGCAGTGGGACAGCGCAGGGCCGGGTGCCTTCCGACGCAGCGTGACCTGCCTGGGCTTCCAGGGGCGGAGCAGGAGAGGAATAAGTGAGAACTGCCCACACCTGCCAGGCAGAACGCACCAAACCGGCTGAAGCAGGAAGCAACCAGTCAGCAGAGCAGGCCTCAGAGTCGAGCAGCTTCAGTGACGCCCTCAGGACCCGGGTTTGCGGTCGCTCCACGTCAGTGTGCTGCTCCTGGGTTGCTCCCGCGGTGGCAAGGTGACAACGAGGAGGGCCAGGCTCATGCACGCAGGGTCAGGTCCCACAGGGAGGAATGGTCCCCGCTGGGCCAGCATTTCCTCCAGAGTCACACTCGCCCCATGTGGCCTGGCCTGGTTCCCATGACTACCCGGAATCAACtgctggggcgggggctgggaCACCCTGGTTGGCTTAGACCTGGGTCGTGGCTTCAGCCCTGAGCCCCAGGTGCAGCCCCCCGAAGCACAGGGGCTGAGCCTGTGGGAAGGACGGGTCCCCCAGAGCAAACGGGGGCTGTCACCTgagtgaggaggcaggaggggctggagaggagaCCCTTGCGCCTTCCCGCAGGGCTGGGGTCCCGGAGGGGCAAcgctggggaggtgggtgggcagcCCACCTGGCGCAGGCTGGAAGTGGGGGTGCGGCTGGGAGGGAAGCCTGGATGTGGCCTGGAACAGAGCGTGTCACGGGCTGCTTCGGCATGGGGAGCACAGACGTGCTGCCTGTCCCTTACACGCGGCCCCTTCCCTGCAGAACAAGTGTCGACAGCTGACCTCGGTGTGGTCCTGTGCCCCCGTGTTCCTCGGTGTCTCCACGGTGCTGCGAGTGCTCCCGGACAGGGGAGGGCATCGTGGCCACGAGTGAAAAGTTGGGATAAGTTGAGGGCCCGGGGCGATCCCCGTGACAGGGCAGGACTTGGAGCTTGACTCAGGGGTCGTAGGGAGCCCTGGTAGGTCCTTGTGCAGGGAGGTGATGGGACAGAGTTCTGGGAGGGCTCATCCGGCAGACGTCATGGCGTGTGCAAGAAGGGGACAGCGGGTTCTAGGGCCCTGTGAAGCTGTCACTGTCGTCCGGATGTGAAAGAGATGCGGCTGCCGTCCAGGGGCTGTGCAGGCGGCAGGGCTGGATGAGGCATCGCACATGAAACAGACAGGATACGGTGACAGATTGGGGACGGggatggaggagaggaggagtcagcgatgggggtggggtggggaggccggCACCCATCTcatccctgtccccccacccgGCAGCAGTTGACAAACACATGGGCTTCCTACTCTTCATGGGCTTTTGCAGTGGGATGTGAGCAGCTTAGGTTCCCCCCTCACACAGGCGCCTCCTGCTTGGAAGCCGCTTGCAGACAGGAGACAGGTGAGTGAGGCAGACACTGTCCCTCCACGGCCCACCGCGGGCCCGGCCCCGCCTCTGGAGCCTGTGCCCAGCGGCCCAGCTAGGTGAGCTCGCGGGCAAGTTGGTGTTCCAGGCCAGcgctccttcctcctgccctgcctctgccgCAGTGGGGCCAGGGCCTCCCCGGCCCTCGCAGCCATTCCTGGCCCCACCGCCTCCTGCCTCGCAGATCCCAGACCCCCCATTTGTCCCATCTTCACCTGGGGGAAGCCAGGCCCCAAAATACCTGCCCAGAGATGTCGCCTGCTCCCCGTGACGAGGCTGACAGAGCAGGAGGGGTGGGTGGCACAGGAAGAAGAGCTGACCAGTTCTTGCAAGTTCTAGCTGGGATGCTGTCGTCCGCTGCCCcggcagcccccagcccagacaCTTCCCCCGTGAAGCAGTCCTCACTCCCTCCTTCCGCCATCCCTCTTGCCCCCTTCCCACTACTGCCTGGCAGCTGGCGGCCCTGAGGGCACCCGGCACTCAGCTGCTGCGTCATCAGCACAGATCACTCTCAATCATCCCCGGGGGTGGAGAAGATAAAGGTGAAGACAAGAGCGCAGGTTCAGGGTCTGCGTCGCCAGGGTTAGGACAGGGCGAGGGGAGGAGGCACAGCGAATCTGGGTCAGTAGTGggtgctccctcctccccagcagccTCTGGGGACTGGCACGCTGATTGTGACGGGCCAGTGGCAGCCCTGCAGGGGCCGGAGCCTGCCTGGCTTTGTAGGAAATGTTCCCGTGGGGAATGGGGTGGTCTTTGGAGATGGTGGGGAGGGAGCCCAAGCCCCGTCCTGGCCGTCCCTCTGCCATGCTGGGAGGAGAGTGGTCCCTTCCAGCCTGCTTGAAAGCCTCGCGCTGTGGCAGAGGAGCTGCGTGCGTTGCGCCGATGCCCCGCTCTCTGCTCTCCTGCAGAGTGCCCGCCTCCTCTGCCCGCAGCCTCCCCAGCCCGCCCTCGTCCACCCACGCAGAGGTTTGGGCTTCCTCTGAGTGCCCGTGGCCCTGCGTCCCTCCCAGGCTTACGGGCAGTAATAGCAACGTTAACGGAGCCCCGAGGCTGTGTAGCTAGACCAGGAGCCCTGCACAGAGTCCGTTCACTGGACCCTTCACAGGAATTCCATGAAATAGAAGTTACCATCCCATTTTTCAGCCAAAGGAGCTGAGGTATGCACAGACCAATTAGTGACTTGCCCAGGTTCGCACCGTTACGAATTTGACGTGAGGCCCAGGTCCGCGGGACACTAGGGTTATCGATGTTCAGTCCTTAGCTTCCTGGGAGGCCTGAATCACTCTGAGGGCAGGTGTGTGTTGTTTGGTTCATCTCTGGCCCCACAGCCCCGCGCTGTGCTTTACAAGTTGGACACACTCAAGTTATTTGTTGAAcagtgaggggaaggaagggggcaAGAGAGGGATGCTTGGAAACCCGACCAGTAGTGGAGGCTGAGCTCTGAGCAGACAGAGCGAGCCAGCTCTCTCCTGCATCTGGGCAAATTGCCCCGTGGTGGACGTTGTTCATCAGCCTCCCAGCCCGAAGCAGCGGCAGCCCCTCCTCACACAGCCTCCCGCCAGCCACCGCCGGCCCGCCGAGACGGCAACCCGCTGAAAGCTCTTTCTGCTTCTGGGCCTGGCCTCTCCCTTGGCACCGTGGTGTGTGCCAGTAGGAGAGGTGGGGGCTTTGTCCACGGCAAACCAGCACTTAGCCCCCAGGTCTGGGGTACAGAAGGAACCCCAGAGTCACACCTGCCCTCCCCCGCCCTAGGCGGGCCTCTCCCTGGGAGCATCCCAGACAGGTGGTGTCCGGTGGGAATCTGATTGCTTTGCCAAGCTACGCGCTGTTCCTGAGAGCTTTTCCCGTATGAGGACGGAGGTCTGACTCCTCGTAACTCCAGCCATGGGTCCTACGGCAgccctgggggtggcagggaatGCGTCTCAGTCGATTTTCTACCCGACAGCTCTTCTGATATTTGTGATATTTGAAGAGAGTTATCATATTTGCAGACTCTTCTCTTTAGCCAGAACATCCTCCAGTTGTCTTCATATGACATGGATTTCTCATTCATCGCCATCCTCATCACCCTCCTTTGGGTGTTTGGTCATTTATCACTTTCTGTTCAGCTGTATTTGTTGCGCGTCAGGCCCTGTCCTGGGCACTAGAGACACAGAGTGACAGGACAGACTCTGCAGTCTGCAGGGGAGTTCAGAGTCTTCCTGCAATGTGGACCCAGGGTAAGGGGACACAGTGTGGCGAGACTGGTGCCTGGAGGGCCTGGTGCTCAGGGCGCCCGTGTGCCTCCAGGAGAGCGTGTCCTGGCGTGTACTGGCGGGGAAGGAGCGGGGAGCACAGGAAGCCCCGAGAGCCCACGTCCTTTGCAAGCTGCTTCGCAGGCTTTTAGCCCCTCCTGAGCTTATCCTGAGCTGCAATTCCAGGCCTGTCTTCACCTGAACTGCGGCTGAGCCAAGCCCCCTCCACTTGCTGCATCTGTGCACTGGCTCGTTTGAGCCCCAAGCAGCTTCACATTCATTCCTTGGGAATTCTGTCTTGTGGGTTGCATCCCTCCTTCTGTTCTTCGGCATTATTGGAGTGTCGGTTCTGTCGTGCGGGCCATTGGACCTTCCCCCATCTGACGTCCCCAGCTTTCTAGTCAGGCACCAAATGAACTGGGGGGCCCTGCCAGTGCCCCCCGCGCGAGGCTGGGTCAGGCTCCTCTTTAGCAGCTCCGTGTGCGAACTGTGGTCCGTCCGGTCTGGCTTTTCCTATCCGTACTCACCTCCAGCCCCATAGCTCCATCTTTACACGGGACTTTGGGAGGAGCCATCAAAATCCTGCTGACTCAAGGTGCAGCGTGTTTCAGGGTTTCCCCTGACGCCAGTCCAATAGCCCTGCCAAAAAACAAGAAGAGAGGTTATGAACTGAGCACAGTGCTGGCGCCTGGGGctcacctcctccttctctgcaTGCTTACAGACCTTCTGTTTAAGGATGCATTCCAGAAATCTGCCAGGGCTCATTGTTGAGCTTGGTATCTGCCACGCTGAGCAATCGGCCCTTCTCTGCTTGATGTCAGCTCCAGAACAGAGCAGCCGCTGTCCGACTCCAGTCCCAGCGGCCCCACTTCCCTGTGGACCCTGAGCCGCGTGCCTACGTGACCGGGGAAGGTTGCTTCAGCGCCCAGGGGCAGAATGTGGCTGCCTGGGAACTGGAGTGCATTAAAGCAGCGTGTGCTCGAGTAGCCCTTGCAGCAGAGGAGCCTCTCTCCCCGAGGGGGGACGGGGCCTGTGCTCTGCTGCTTCCTCTCGAGGGACGGAAGCGGAGCCCTCCTTCCCCGCCTGCATGGCTGCAGGGAAAACCAAGCTGCCGTGGGGGCTGCTTGTACTCCGGCCGCCACCTTGCTGCGCCCCCACACATGAGGGGCCAGGAGAAATCAGGGCAGGCTTCATCAGGGCGTGGAGACCCCTGGATGGTGAAACTGGCTGGTCAGGTGGGTTTCCTGGGGGTCAAGACCTTCCAGAGTTGGTGGGAGTGGTTTGGGCAGGTCAGGCCAGATTCCTGACTGTGATTTCAACCCTTAGGGAGATCCCAGTGGTTCCTGGTCCCGGAGTCTCTCAACCTGGAGTCAGTGGTGCCCCTTGGCCACCCTGCCTCACCCTCCACCTTTCCCTGTGAGCTGCACTTGTGCGTCTGGCCCTCCTTTCTCGTGCCTCTCGTGAGCTCGTTCTTGCAGGCGAGTGCTGAGAGATGCCCACCCTGGGTGTGGAGTATGGCTGTTGTGGGAAGGACTCAGGTTCTCAGGGGTCGAGGAGCCACAGGGAGATTGGGCAGAGGACAGCGTGGCACCTGGGAGTCAGAGTTCACTTGCTGTGGCTGTATAGCGTGGACAGGCACAAGTGGGGCCGTGTACCTTTAAGCGTAAGGCCCCCGGGCCTCAGTCATTCCTCAGTCTCCAGTGAGCCCCCACCACATGTCGGGCACCGTGCCAGGCTCTGGGAATGCGGCAGGGAACaaagcccagccctggcccctggaCTGGCACAGACGCAGGCCAGAGACGTGTCTTGTCCGGCGGCACCGTGGGGAGCAGCACAGCAGGCATGGGGGTTGGGAAGTGAAAGGTGCATCTCCACATTTCGGGTCACAGGGGCCTCCACGAGGAGGGGACTCAGTGACATGCAGGAGCCAGCCGTGTGGATGCAGAGGCCCTGCGATGAGAGTGCCGGGCACGGGCAGGAAACACTGGGGGGCTGGTGCTGCGGAGCCCACCCTCACCCGGAGAGGGGGGGCAGGTGCGCAGCCAGGCCACAGGGAGCGTGTGCACCACTCGGGATGTGCAGGGCATGTCCTTGTCCACAGGGCTAGGGTCTGAACTCAGGTGACAGCATCTAGGTCCAGCCCTGCCAGTCTCGGCCTCACCGAACTCCAGCTGCTTCCTCTGCAGAGGCCCGGCTGCCCCCTTCACATGGTGGCAAGGGTGCGTGTTCACGGCTGTGCACAAGTGAGCAACTGTGATTCTGTCTGTGTGCCCCATGCTTGATGGCAGGCACAGGTGCCAGCTTGGGGCCAGGGTGGTTGCCCATCCCCTCAGAGAGCTCCGAGGACTCAGGACAGTTAACTCCAGACCCTCCAGCCGACAGCTTCCCTGTAGAGGTCACCGGGTAGCACTGAGTGGCCCTGACAAGCAGGTGGCACTGATTTTCAGCCCTTGGCCAAGGCCCTGTCTTGGCAGGGGTTGGgagcagccccagcctctgggaTCTTCTCTGTGGCAGAATCTCCCAGCAAGCAGAGCTGAGGCAGAGCCTGGTGCAGGCCATCGGGGGGAGGGTCTCCTTGGCCCAGGCCAAGATTGAGAAGATCAAAGGCAGCAAGAAGCCATCAAGGCAGCCTGCATGGCCCTGTGTCCATGGCCGGTGGGCACGGCCTCCATCTCTCGTGTCTGAGGTTGCCCATGTCCCCGTCCCTGCTGTCCAGCCAGACCTCGGGCTTTCCTCCTGCCCAGGGACCCGGGCCCGGCCCCAGTCCTGGCTGCCGCCCAGTGCTCGGCTGTCTGGAGCCTCTCGGTCCCCTCAGGCAGCCCCTGGGTCCACAGTTGTTCTCCAGCGCCAAGTGCCCGGCTGCAGGGCACCTGCAGGAACATGGCTCCATCTTCAGGGGCGCCCAGGACCACAGGATCCAGAGGCAGCACCCTGCCAGGATGGTGGGCCCTGCAGGTCCGATTGCCACACCCACTGCACACTGGGGGCCCCGCTGATGGGAGGGGCTTGAGGCCCACCCTGGGGCTCTGGCCCCCAAGACAATACTgactgggaggaggtggggtcgATTTGGCTGGCACTGACGCCCCCACCCCTGTTGTCTCCAGCTCACCCCCAGGGGAAGTCGCAGTGCTTCCCCGGAGCCTGAGGACGCTGCCCGGGAGGGGCTCGGTGGTCTTCCCAGCAACGTCAGCTTCGTCAGCTCCTTGCTGCTCCTCAACACCGCAGAGAGCCTGTGGCCAGACAGCCCTGTGGGGCCTGGCGGGGCGTAGGTGGGCCCCAGGGCGGCAGACCCCAGCAGCAGGAGCACGGAGCTGGGAGCCAGCGGCTGTCGGTGAGCTTGGCACAGGGGGCCTGTGAGTCCCAGCACACTGTGCCCGCGAGGCAGTGGGAGACAGTGCGGAGGAGAGCCTGCTCCATGTCCTTGTCCATCAGCAAGAGAGATTAGCTGgagcagcaggtggggagggtggctgggaggagggagcctGCCAGGGCTCTTCTCCAGGCGAGGGCTCCATTCAGCTCCAAGGGGTGTGCATGAGGCCCTGCTGGCTGCCCTGCAGGTCCCTGTCACCATTCACAACCCCCCACCTAACCCTGCAGGTCCCAGAGAACCACTTCTAACTGCCAGACCTGGGCCGGGTGTGTGAAATCGACATACggccccacctgcccagcacctctGATGGCCTCACGTCCAGCGCCAACCAGGGCCTGGGCCTCGCCCCTCTGCCCCGGCCCCATCCCAGCAGCGCCACCTTCCACACAGAGGTAGCCGGGCCTTTGAAGCCGGGTGGGCTGGGCGCTAGGCTGGAGAGGGGCTAGGGAGCTCCCTGCTCCGCCACCTTCTTCCCTGCACCTCTTTCCCACACTCCCACGTCAGACTTAGAAGATGGGGTGCTAACCGcatccccactgcccccacctccaccacgtACCACTGCCGCCCCCAGCTCCTGAGGGCTGGTCAGCGCCGCCCCCCAGACCACGGCCCCTGCAGGCCAAGGCGCCAGCCGCGTGTCTCCTGCAGGTGGGGACCGTGCAGGTGGGGGGGCTTTATTTGAGGGTACCTCTACCTGTCAAATTTCTGGATTCCTGAAGGATCTTCTGCAGGTTTGTTAAATGGTCATAAATTCTATATTTTCAGAATAGTTCTCATTTCAAATATCGTGTTCCACTGGGTTTGCAAAATAGTGGTTTTCAAGCTGTGTGTAGAGCTCTGCAGCTCTGACCTCCAGGGTGCTGGGAGCTGGGCCAGTGGGGCTCTGGGTCCTCCATCCCCAGTTAAACCAATGGAAGAAAAGgatctactaaaaaaatggaaaaccacagCAACAAAATATTCAGTGTCCCTGAAACGATCTATCTCCAGCATCCAGCAATGG is a genomic window containing:
- the LOC123640622 gene encoding LOW QUALITY PROTEIN: nematocyst expressed protein 3-like (The sequence of the model RefSeq protein was modified relative to this genomic sequence to represent the inferred CDS: inserted 1 base in 1 codon), whose amino-acid sequence is MGISDHEKCYSEEETFFGPGPRSSQGEQSLHTPTPGSLATAWPISGVGPEVLRGSGVVLMLQFPHTSTVTLVRTQHCLAGQTYPVPLVQPDLRREDATVQVVGSCSALXVSADIFSRISQQAELRQSLVQAIGGRVSLAQAKIEKIKGSKKPSRQPAWPCVHGRWARPPSLVSEVAHVPVPAVQPDLGLSSCPGTRARPQSWLPPSARLSGASRSPQAAPGSTVVLQRQVPGCRAPAGTWLHLQGRPGPQDPEAAPCQDGGPCSSPPGEVAVLPRSLRTLPGRGSVVFPATSASSAPCCSSTPQRACGQTALWGLAGRRSQRTTSNCQTWAGCVKSTYGPTCPAPLMASRPAPTRAWASPLCPGPIPAAPPSTQR